A genomic segment from Deltaproteobacteria bacterium encodes:
- the queA gene encoding tRNA preQ1(34) S-adenosylmethionine ribosyltransferase-isomerase QueA: protein MKKTLTNPPGGDWQVQSEDEAFGTSRPEVLPEDYDLHSYLYDLPEELVAQVPSGERSGSRLLVLERGTGTVRDAMFSQIANLLPRDCLLVMNNTAVLPARLIGRKSSGARAEFLLLTPLALIPNPGEDAWTEAEVEALIRTSRARIGTELEFGSDCTARLMAPSGFGRWTVSLRWRGNLADVFLSVGHVPLPPYIRREDSGYDRLRYQTVYARKDKLGSVAAPTAGLHFTHEAIAGLEREGLGLAEVTLYVGYGTFSPIRTQDVRDHRMHEEFVEIPEETAEAVNRARSHGRPVVAVGTTSVRSLESAAGPDGLVHAFQGWTDKYIVPGYKFQTIDHLITNFHLPGSSLMLLVSALAGRKKILAAYRHAVADRYRFFSYGDAMLVL from the coding sequence ATGAAAAAAACTTTGACTAATCCTCCAGGGGGGGATTGGCAAGTCCAAAGCGAAGATGAGGCTTTCGGCACGTCCAGGCCCGAGGTCTTGCCCGAAGACTATGACCTCCACTCGTACTTGTACGATCTGCCTGAGGAGCTGGTGGCCCAGGTTCCGAGCGGCGAACGGAGCGGTTCAAGGCTTTTGGTGTTGGAGCGGGGGACAGGAACGGTCCGGGACGCCATGTTTTCCCAGATTGCGAACCTTCTGCCCCGGGATTGTCTTCTGGTCATGAACAACACGGCCGTGCTTCCGGCCAGGCTTATCGGAAGAAAGTCCAGCGGGGCCAGGGCCGAGTTTTTGCTGCTTACTCCGCTGGCCTTGATTCCAAATCCCGGAGAGGATGCGTGGACCGAGGCGGAGGTCGAGGCCTTGATCCGGACCTCCAGGGCCAGAATCGGGACCGAACTTGAGTTCGGATCCGACTGCACTGCTAGGTTGATGGCCCCGTCAGGGTTTGGCCGATGGACCGTATCACTTCGCTGGCGGGGCAATTTGGCGGATGTATTTCTGTCCGTTGGGCACGTGCCTCTTCCGCCATACATCCGGAGGGAGGATTCGGGGTACGACCGGCTCCGGTATCAGACGGTCTACGCCAGAAAAGACAAGCTGGGGTCGGTGGCCGCGCCCACGGCCGGTCTCCATTTCACCCACGAAGCTATTGCCGGCCTGGAGCGCGAGGGACTGGGCCTGGCCGAGGTGACCCTGTACGTGGGCTATGGAACCTTCAGCCCCATCCGGACCCAAGATGTCCGAGACCATCGGATGCACGAAGAGTTCGTGGAGATTCCCGAGGAAACAGCCGAAGCCGTCAACCGGGCCCGGTCCCACGGCCGACCGGTGGTGGCCGTGGGCACGACCTCGGTCAGGAGCCTGGAAAGTGCTGCGGGCCCCGACGGCCTGGTCCATGCTTTCCAGGGCTGGACAGACAAGTACATTGTTCCTGGTTACAAATTCCAGACCATTGACCATTTGATCACAAACTTTCATTTGCCGGGTTCGTCCCTTATGCTTCTCGTATCGGCCTTGGCCGGAAGGAAAAAGATCCTGGCCGCCTACAGGCACGCCGTGGCCGATCGATATCGTTTTTTTTCCTATGGCGACGCCATGCTCGTGCTCTAG
- a CDS encoding (Fe-S)-binding protein — protein sequence MAEPALKLGVDKGSTLKNKVMSLLPDGGNLNACLTCGACSAGCPATGLENMDPRKFLRMAALGLDEAITSTPWVWMCSMCMRCVHACPMKINIPQLVYYARQSWPRDKRPKGIMGSCDHALATEGNSAMGAKSDDFTFVVEDVLEEVKEHQTSMENLTAPIDKKGATFFLNQNSREPVTEPDEMVPLWKILNLVGADWTYGTLGWAAENYCMFGADDEGWEKIVRNKIKAVEDLDCKVWLNTEUGHEFYAVRAGLSKFKITPKFELDSIIKYYAQWIREGKLPVNSDWNKDLKLKFTVQDPCQLVRKSLGDPIAEDLRFVVKKVVGEENFVDMYPNRSNNFCCGGGGGYLQSGYTDARHEYGRIKFNQIKATGATYCIAPCHNCHSQIHDLNDHFNGGYHTVHLWTLICLSLGILGENEREYLGDELKEVGL from the coding sequence ATGGCGGAACCTGCATTGAAGCTGGGGGTGGACAAGGGATCAACCTTGAAAAACAAGGTTATGTCCCTCCTCCCCGACGGCGGTAACCTGAATGCCTGTCTGACCTGCGGGGCCTGCTCGGCAGGTTGCCCGGCGACAGGCCTCGAAAATATGGATCCACGCAAATTCCTGCGCATGGCCGCCCTGGGCCTGGACGAGGCCATCACGTCCACGCCCTGGGTCTGGATGTGTTCCATGTGCATGCGCTGCGTGCATGCCTGCCCGATGAAAATCAACATCCCGCAGCTCGTGTACTACGCACGGCAGAGCTGGCCCCGGGACAAACGGCCCAAGGGTATCATGGGTTCCTGCGACCACGCCCTGGCCACTGAAGGCAACAGCGCCATGGGCGCCAAGTCCGATGACTTCACCTTTGTCGTCGAGGACGTGCTGGAAGAGGTCAAGGAACACCAGACCAGCATGGAGAACCTGACCGCTCCCATCGACAAGAAGGGGGCCACGTTCTTTCTGAACCAGAATTCCCGCGAGCCGGTGACCGAACCCGATGAGATGGTCCCATTGTGGAAGATCCTCAATTTGGTGGGCGCGGACTGGACCTACGGCACCTTGGGCTGGGCGGCCGAGAACTATTGCATGTTCGGAGCCGACGACGAGGGTTGGGAGAAGATCGTCCGCAACAAGATAAAGGCCGTGGAGGACCTGGACTGCAAAGTCTGGCTCAACACGGAGTGAGGCCACGAATTCTACGCAGTCCGGGCCGGACTGTCCAAGTTCAAGATCACTCCCAAGTTCGAGTTGGATAGCATCATCAAGTACTACGCCCAGTGGATTCGGGAAGGAAAGCTCCCGGTCAACTCCGACTGGAACAAGGACCTGAAGCTCAAGTTCACGGTCCAGGACCCTTGCCAGCTGGTCCGCAAATCCCTGGGCGATCCCATCGCCGAGGATCTCCGGTTCGTGGTCAAGAAGGTCGTGGGCGAGGAAAACTTTGTTGACATGTACCCGAATCGCTCCAACAACTTTTGTTGCGGCGGCGGTGGCGGGTATCTCCAGTCGGGCTACACGGACGCCCGGCATGAGTACGGAAGAATCAAGTTCAACCAGATCAAGGCCACGGGCGCTACGTACTGCATCGCCCCGTGCCATAACTGTCACTCCCAGATCCACGATTTGAACGACCATTTCAACGGCGGCTACCACACAGTCCATCTCTGGACCCTGATCTGTCTGTCCCTGGGCATTCTCGGCGAAAACGAGCGCGAATACCTGGGCGATGAACTCAAGGAAGTTGGCCTGTAA